The following nucleotide sequence is from Sander vitreus isolate 19-12246 chromosome 11, sanVit1, whole genome shotgun sequence.
CTATCAACTCTGGAGTTCCCCTCAGCTAGATGGAGCTTTTTAGCGTCCTTTATCTCATCCACCTTGTTTTCAGCAGGCAACTGTTAAACCCACTGTACGCTTCCTGTCCAGCACAAAATAGCACACACATTTCCTAGCTAAAGAGCCAGTCAGATATTTTCATCAGTTGTTGgtgaagaccaaaacagagctaaaactaAAGTTTAAtatggacttacattcatcaccAAAACACGAACCCAAACAAATGCTCCCTATCTGCTGGACGTGTAACtgggcaactgtttgctaagaCTTCTTTATAGGCTGATAGAAAAAGGTCAATGCTGTGTTTTCAGCTTGTTCGGTGGGCAAAAACATGTATTAATGACAACACTATGGAGTTAGTGTGCTTGCCAGTTGGTTTGCTTCCTAACTTTGCTCAGCATGAAGCTGCTGGTGCTGCCACACTCTTAGGATGGTGCACATGTATAGCTGCTGGAGGGTTCAGGGCAAAGGCTTATGAGGTGCTGTTACAAGCCCACTGAGCCCACATGTGTTTTTATGGGGCTTGCTGTCCAGTCTGACATCTGACAATTAAGCTCTATGGAAAAGGCTTTAAGAACTATATAGGCAACTGTCTCTAGATATTACCTCCGAGAGATTATAAAAGTGTGAGTCCAACCTCTCCCTGAAAGAGAAAATCACTGATGGATACAGTTTTAGTGAAAAATCTGCCACGTTGCTCTCCAGCTGGTGTATAGAGCCGAACAATTTAGCAGGTCAATGACACTCCACTTTTGGAAACataaacattttgtaaatgGGGTTTGGGGGCTGTTAGTGCATTTAATATTTCCTGCCAGTGTATTCCTCTAGAGAGACTCCAAAATGACTCAAACACTGCTGTTGGTTTAGCAGTCCGAGTTTCAGATGAAGCTTTTATGGCAACGTTGTTATctcaacaaaatacaaaatattacaaactgTATGGCACTATACAAACTCAATAATAGGTCAGCTAcaatacaacaacacaaactacaGCCTTCATAAAGttcaaaactgaacattatagtTCAGCCAGGTGTACATGATAAACTGACAGCATATGGTCACCATATGAGCGTCCCatgtcatgccatcccgtctcatgccatcccgcctggtgccgtccccgagcttctacttttcaaaataaaagcttgcgtcttgaataaaatactttaaaatacttaaaaaaatatctctcttacttttcaaagtaaaagcttccccgagcttctacttttcaaagtaaaagcttgcgtcgactatcatgctaatgaatgaaatactttaaaatatattaggtgttttttaactaaacagtaagataaatgcagactatcatgctaatgaatacaatacttgatatatttgtttttttttaactaaacagtaacggcaatcatacaaatgaataaaatacttaaaaatataggtctgtctataaaataaatgcagattataggcaaacaaaaaaattcattctatggctgcaacctggagcctcccgtctcatgccctctcgcCTTGCTGATAAGCAATTGTATTTGCAGCAATGTCCCagtgaagtgtgaaaacaataaagactatacaaataaaaagtagtattggaaagagtgtaacatgtttatttttgtattcttgtgtgtgcagatcCTTGTTATCCATCCTCAGGAAATCCGGTCAGTGTCTGTTTTGGTCAtacgattttcatttcattaacagatattaaaaaaaaaataaaaaaaagaatggctatttgattttcgttttaaaatacaaaatttaaaattgaaatacaaggcattttttccttttccttgtcaaaagggaatgtgaacattttaaacatgcttcgattttcatttcctatttgatataacaaaaaattaaatcactagaaaacagaaattaaaaaatgcatttttctttcatattctgcaaagaaaagaaaatatgaataaaacacgagCGCGGCAGATTAGCTAGAGTGGGTAACGccagctctgcagacggaccagagtcagtcagcaccgGGGAGCGAACATAGAGCGAACCGGGGACCCAGGTCATAGGGCtggtggctagctgctagctagctgcagcgaacattataacattagacccagcaccggagatctgatccccatgatctgatcccgaaccgccggtgactttctaccagatcagcaagcttaacgacaacaacagaaagtttgctgggatcagactttggcgctgtacggtaacgttaatgtaacagtaacgttacaaccGTGAACTGAAAGTCTATTTCCTCAGCTGGCTTGACTCTCTTCGGGCGAAGCTGTCTGCTgcgggtagagacagagagtcagaggaaggcagggagagaggggaataaagaaatgtatcgaattgaatgaccaaaacatacactgaccaaaacatacactgaccaaaacatacactgaccctcCTTGATTGCAAACGTGGTCACGAACTTAACCGTGACTCCATCTGGAAAATAATTCGCGATTTCGTATTTTGGCCCGCTGAACTTCCCGTTGGACACGCCtcggcatgagacgggatggcatgagacgggatggcacgctccaggctgcagccatacgaCAGGGTTAGCGCTGCACTACAATCCCCCTGACACAAGAGGGGAGTGTTGCCTCATTGTGGGTACAGTTTCAGCAACTTGGGATAGTTCAGATTGGATTGAAGCCAAACATTTcaagtttttcttgattgctttgacctgcttaaagaaactgggatccactcagttttcatcatcactgtctcagcagagcagaagacacctcttgcaaatgtgttaaccctttctcattggattgacacattttcccccacccttttgcagaacagttaacacggatgtcattcaagcagtccaaacgcCATTactttagctatggtaaccaaacagaaaccatctgttccgaactattagaaactacctacatcagtatgaaatcactgaagcacctgtttgacacgccttcacacaaatcttcaattagcaatcagtctgcaggccttaaaggtgcagcgtctgtgttgctctttgccaacatggatggaagaggtctaagacagaagagactgagtatcaatagtggctatttcttatactctacagtaatagatgtttatactttactgtaatagattttatttttattttcttaatttcttatactaaatagatttattttggtttacatgtattttgtgtaatatttacagtatttcagttttcagccacagtttcaaaataaggatcaatggaatcaataaaatttgcatcaaagcatttctgattctggatccaattctttgcaagaaagcaaatatgacaacaaatgtccctggcatgaaagctacgtacagtaataggctacaatgacaagcaatggtgcactgattcacactgagtgctgtatttagtattttggtgtccactgtgtaatggttgattggaagagctcatacacttgtttgcaagttgtgttgtttgaaggcaacattttcttttgttgcatattttacatgttttggcacggttagagccttttgcaaacaatatgtgtcattttgaccatgagtgccactgtttcggcctgtgtgttaactgttttgaaaaatgtggagtttgagttgactgctgtgtcaaagcaatcaagaaaaactgtaatcacAATTGCCTATGATTGTATTGCCTATTGTCTGTTCCTACAGTAGTAAAATTAATCAATGCAGTTGATGCACTGAGAAGCATCATATTCCAAATTACAATTAGTCATCCACCCATCTGTTACTCTGGCAGTAATCTGCCATTAATACTAACAACAGGAAGAAACCAGAAATTGGCAGCCACAAGCTCCACTGCAGCTAACCAATAAATATTAACAACCACTTGTAGAAATAATGCAGCCTAATCTTGAATGTTAATATTAGGGTTATAGTGCCGTGTTAAATGTATGACAAACCTGTTTGAAAAGGTTgtgcaatgtgtttttttattcgTTTTTCTACTGAATAGAGACCTTTTAAAACAAAGAAGTGAACTCAGAGTTGTGTGGCACTGAACACTAAAGCCAGAGATAATACctgcaaaaaaatgtgaatgggtaaatattaatgttaaattaCAGGTAAAAGAGTAGAATACCTGGAATATATTATGTTAAGGGACAGGGAAAATAATTCAAATATTTTGATTACTGAATGAAGTCTTTATCAGTGAATGGAGCTGCCTCAGGTGTGTGCTATGTTGTCTACATTAGGTTTTTGTAAGTGgttttctcatttaaaaaaatatggggAAAAAGATCTCAATAGGCATACCCCTTAGTTTCAGGACAGGGTTGAAATTGTCacatttattgaaaaaaatatattttgcctATTATTGTAAAATTCtgacaatacaaaaaatattagCTTTTTTGTGCTGTGGAAATAAATGCTGTCAGGATACAGGTGGGAATAGGAGCCATGCTGCTTTCGGCATCCCTCTGACAGTCTGAGGGtctacctctccctctctctctaggGTCTCTtacttcttgcttgtacaagtTTCCAGACCATGGTCTAAGTAGTGGTTCGTGTGCACTAAGTCATGGTTTCTCCTCACTGCCCCCGGCCCTACTCTCCACTGATGAGGCCCCTGGGGGCCCGAGTATTGGAGAGATGAAAACTGACGGCCAGAGGAAGAGCATGCGGGACCCAGAAGATGTCCCTGCCATGGACTCCCCGCAGATACGAGAGCTGGAGATGTTTGCCAATGACTTCAAAATACGGAGGATCAAACTTGGTGAGTATTATCACTAACATGATGTTGATGAAAATGACCCCACTATCCACTAACTGCACCAATTAgagacattaccacaaatgtttctgttgtgtgtttgtgctcgCCTTGCTGCTTCTCTGCTCGTGGTTATTCTATGAAGTATTTCTGTTTCATTGTGACCTCTAGGCTACACACAGACTAATGTAGGCGAGGCTCTTGCTGCAGTGCACGGCTCAGAGTTCAGCCAGACCACAATCTGCCGCTTTGAAAATCTACAGTTGAGCTTTAAGAACGCCTGCAAACTCAAGGCCATCCTGGCTAAATGGCTTGATGAAGCTGAGCTGGCTGGTGGTGAGTCACCGTTCGTATAATCTTTACTGTGATGTCTACTCTATGAGCTAAAATGTGTATCAAAGTTGTAAGTGCGCTTTTGAGTCAGTGTGATAGGATGTGCTGGTAAGAAAATGATATGCATTGTATTATAGACATGACACCTTGCATGATTATGAAGATCTAACACTGGCTTGTACATTGTCTaggacagtggttcccaacctttagcctttaaaaaaataaccaatAACCAATATCTACATGATGCATACACCTGTGAGCTGTGAGCAGAGTGATTTTCTCTTCTCTGTAACAACAGTAACAGCATATTTGTTTTCCTTCCTGCAGCATTGTACAATGATAAAACAGGAATGAATGAGCggaagaggaaaaggagaacAACTATCAGGTATTAACTATGAGGAGCAAAGATGCAATACATACAATGATGTTTTAGTGTCGTATAATTcatcttctcctctcctttcccttATTCCCCACTGCAGCTTGGGAGCTAAGGAGGCTCTGGAGCACAGCTTTGTGGAAAAGAGTAAGCCATCCTCCCAGGAAATAGCCCGGATAGCTAAAGGCCTCCATTTGGAGAAGGAGGTGGTCAGAGTCTGGTTCTGCAACAGACGCCAAAGAGAGAAACGGGTCAAAACCAGCCTCAACCTCAGCTCCTGTTTGAGTAAACTCAGCCCACACTGCATCGTACAGATGAGTAAAACACAAAGACCAATGACATAGTTGAAGATTCATCTAGTGTCGCTCACCTCGAGTCTGATGGAGCCTCCTTCGTGACCACAGCCAGTGAAAATGGGTTATTTCAAAATCAGGGAACACCCAATAATAAAAACTGCCCTCACACTGCATTAAGCAGCTGCTGACGCACTTGAAACTATTTCATTGCTATAACAATGACATGATAATTTATATCCTGTGAAGGTCAgcctgacaaaaaaacaactgagaaCACTCCAACTCTAAGAAAACATGCGTCATTGTCAGTTTGTAACTTGACtccaaagtgacaaatgttttgATCTAAGGGCACATCCCTTATTGCAATGTGCTGCCATTTTCTTAATGCCATTTTCCCAGAAATATGTCTTTACAGTATTTTAATCTCCACGTCCCAGAAAAATCCACTATACAAAAAAGTATGTGAATGCCAAATAGCAGCTCAGTAAgccagtttttttgttgttgttgttgaagttgATACTGTGAAGATAAAAGGCTTTCATTAACCACGTATGATCTGCTGGTTTGACGCTGCAGCGACCATGATCTGACATTTAGATCTTCACTGTGCCTTGTTTGCTATATGCATGCTGAAAGTATATTAGTTACACAAACCAAATATAATCTATCAGCACCAGAGTGCAGGTGAGCACTCGTTTAGATCAGCCCTGTGCCTTTCTAAAAACAGATGTTGGCTCCActttcattccttttttttaagagagAAGGGAAACTTGTCGatgaaatgttttacatttgtctGCATTTAACTGCAGGACTTTTTGTGTTGtagttgtttgtgtatttgtgattAGAGCTGATGCTCTCTCATTAATTAACTGTCTTatgaaaaatgtttgttttatttaaatgaatataGCCATgctcaaaaaaagtaatatatttAAAGTTTCACAACatcctatttatttatatattattattattattattattattatgttgatCTACTTTGCTCAGTGCAACCTTTGATTCATGGTTTGAATTCAGGGATATGTGAAACttcctgacatttttgtcaggaAATGGATCTGAGGTCTGCTGTTTCCCTGTTGTAAGAACGATTTAATCTTTCATATTTGTTGATGTTATGCTTTTGCTGTCGCTGCCTTGACAAAGTGTCATACAAAGAAGAACATCAGCCAGTCACGACTCTGACCTGGTTGGGATGATTGATGTGAAACGTCTTATTAAAGTGAAGAAACAAGTAAACACAACTTCCCTGTCAGACCTTTATGTTCAGACATCAGATACCATTAATTGGTGCGTGGAAGCGATGGAAAGTAGACTGCCACGTTTTTAATAGTGCAGAAAATGATATGCTATAAGAATGTATTGTAGATATGAAATGCCTTCATTCCATTTGATTGAAAATATCCAGTAAATATGCCAAATACATAGCTGGTTATTACAAAAAACTATACTTGTACTGAGCTATTGTCTTTCCATTCCCAGGCAATGAAAGGTAAATCAGTTTAATTAATTTCTGACAAAGGAGAACTGTGTTTTCCCACCGTGCCACACGTACCATCTCTCATTCTTACAAATCTTACAAGTCATCTTATGACCCTATGAATACATACATTAGGAGAGAGAGTCAGGTTATATGTACAGCATGAACTGTACAATTCACAGGTGTGTCACTTGGGATTCATAAATAAAGCTGGGAGACATCTTAATTCAGGAACAAGCAGTTTCCACCATGATTCATGTACAGCTGTCTCCCTGGAGTGCTGTCAGGGGAAATAAACGCAGCAGGGTCATTGGCTGCCAACACATTTCTGAGGTGCTACGGTGGAAAGTTACAGGGACGATATGACGAATGGGATGAAACTACAAAGAAACTTCTTAGTGCTGGTCTCACAGATGCTATAAGGCTACTGCTCTTAAAGATACAGCTCTTAAATTTACAATGGACTCTTGGTACTTTACTTTttatgtattaagagaaccttGTAGCaatataacttttatttttcaatctGCATCAGTTAATTACTCACTTACATACTTagtacaaatcacacacacactttacatcaCAGCTAATGCTTTTGCAGTGGCCATGCTGGTGTTTCCTATTTATTTGATTGCATCTATTTACATACTCTGTATGATATGAAAATGTATTAGGATGCTTTGCAGATTGATGCTCGTTGTGATGGAACTGGATCAAGTTGCAAGAACTTGGCAGAACTGTTACAATAAATTGGAGCCAATAACATGGCTGGCATGGTGATGAAAATACATCTgtataacaaaaaagaaaaaaagaaatggaattTGAAAATGGTCTGTAGCGATATAGCCTAAATCATTTGTAGTTAATCCTGtaaagagaaaaacataacaGAGGTTCATCAACATGTACCTGAAGAAATTTTATTCATTACAAAAGCCATAAACCCTTTACAGAGTCACTTTACAATGACCAAACAAATAAAGAGTATATATACGCCTTTTAAAAAGTGtggaaatgtgtttgtttccacTAACTATAGACTGTTAAAAAGGTAGAGGAAAGAATGATTTACAAAAAGCCAATGAATTGTGTATCGCACGTCAGACGCATGCAagaatgaaaacattttcaatttcttttgGCAATGGGAATCAATGTGGGAACAAAAGGTCAgagggagaaaaacaaagacttAATATATCCCTGTCACTCATTTATGACTGTATAGAAGAGCCAGCTTCAGCTCTGAAGAGAAACATCTCTTTGATCACAGTGTAATTTTAGCAAACACTTCCATCATTTTGttgctgtagtgtgtgtgtgtgtgtgtgtgtgtgtgtgtgtgtatttttgtgagCGAGGCAGCTTAAAACAACATATGACAGTAACTGCACAGCAGCTGAAAGAGAGGAGGGACTGCAGGACCAGTGCCATCCTACAATCACTGTAAACCCCATGTCCAATTTAAGATACACAATCAGATCAACCGAGAATCGTAAAAAGAACTGATTACTCAGTAGCATCAAACAATCGATTCAAATCTCTTCAATACGCCAGTCTTACGTTAGTCCTAGTTTGTGTTTGATTACGTTTTCTCACACAAACTGTACAGCATCACATCTTCCGAGGTGCAAATTAAATGATCAATCCATCTCACCATCTCATGCATTATGATGAAGTAAAGGCCTCACCCTAGTCACTTATACATTTCACATGCATATGTTTGTCTGAGTTACATCACCTCCAGTAACTATGGTAGCGTACCTAAGGATTTTAAAAACATGATAATTCATTAGCTAGTTGACCACTGTTGCCATTTGTGTGTAGACTGATCAGTTGTTGAGgctttttctccctttcactTGCATGGTAAAGTGTCCCATTTCGGACACAACAGCATATTTGACCCACATCACAATGAAGAACATCCACATGGAGTAGAGGATAGTTTGCCTCAGAGGAAGTGAATCGCGTAAATGGTGTGAGTAGGAAGTATCGATTTCCATCTGGTTACCCACAACCCCTAAACTCTTTTTAATTACCATGTTTTTCCTCATTAAAACTTGCTGGAGAAAGATCTTCAGCCACGTAAAAGCTGATCTACCAAAACATCAGACGGGTAAAAGCCAGTCCCATGGTCTCATATACTGTAGCCCTTATGAAGACAGAGATGGGTGGGGAACAACAGCGTACGTGGTTAAGAGCTCTTAAGGTCAAACATCTATTATTGGTCCACCTTCAGGCTGTGGCCACTCCAGTTtcataataaatattattttcgCATAAATAGATCAGACGTTCTGCCCCTAATGATCTGTAAGGCAACCTGCCGAAAAAAAGTGTATGTGCGCGTTAATATACATGTCTGCCTGCATGCCTTTGAAtgtcttaatgtgtgtgtgtgtgtgtgtgtgtgtgtgtgtgtgtgtgtgtgtgcgcgcaccaGTTGTTACACCTGTAGCATTTCAACACTAACAAAAACCAATGTGTCTAAAAGAGTCCGTATCAATTCGTATTAATGTTGCACATGGTTTATAATGTGAACATTAATACAGAGAAGACAATTAGTCCACTCCCAGAGCTCGGAGCTGTCTCTCGATCTCGTCGTCGGAGATGGTGGCCTGTTTGGATGAGGCGGCGCTGGGGAGGCTCTTTCCTGCAGCTGGAGCTCTCACCATCTGGAAAAACAC
It contains:
- the pou1f1 gene encoding pituitary-specific positive transcription factor 1, with product MACQAFSTDSFNPLLGDSPLPILMHHASPGDCLPASSHAHSMVSAVSSGLSLGQPTKRSHMHLSTSSFGNAPSGLHYPVTPCHYSNQQATYGMMAAQEMLSASISQTRILQTCGVPHPNMVGSANPLQGSLTSCLYKFPDHGLSSGSCALSHGFSSLPPALLSTDEAPGGPSIGEMKTDGQRKSMRDPEDVPAMDSPQIRELEMFANDFKIRRIKLGYTQTNVGEALAAVHGSEFSQTTICRFENLQLSFKNACKLKAILAKWLDEAELAGALYNDKTGMNERKRKRRTTISLGAKEALEHSFVEKSKPSSQEIARIAKGLHLEKEVVRVWFCNRRQREKRVKTSLNLSSCLSKLSPHCIVQMSKTQRPMT